From a region of the Sulfuriferula plumbiphila genome:
- a CDS encoding isoamylase early set domain-containing protein — MKASLFDEARQRYLDQEMNPSEEAALLARLSETERSELLATRMALAALEHLPRIPAPASLARGVMAAVKPKRQSAFTRLRQWLERHPLLGWELSGAALAASVLFIALAPLSLAPSVGGPRQASSPLTLVSHTPGPSSNALRFSLYSPQAHSVALIGDFNGWGSMAQVKLVPSGNGIWSVTVPLPAGRYQYAFLVNGQRWVTDPHAEQHVKDDFGRQNAVVTII, encoded by the coding sequence ATGAAAGCATCGCTATTCGACGAAGCCCGGCAGCGTTATCTGGATCAGGAAATGAACCCATCCGAAGAAGCCGCTTTACTCGCTCGATTGAGCGAGACCGAGCGCTCGGAGTTGCTCGCCACCCGCATGGCGCTGGCAGCGCTGGAACACTTGCCGCGAATTCCCGCTCCTGCCAGTCTGGCGCGCGGTGTGATGGCGGCGGTTAAGCCCAAAAGGCAAAGCGCCTTCACGCGCCTGCGCCAGTGGCTGGAACGTCACCCCTTGCTCGGCTGGGAACTCTCCGGAGCCGCGTTGGCAGCCTCAGTGCTGTTTATTGCGCTTGCCCCTCTATCGCTGGCGCCCTCGGTCGGCGGTCCGCGCCAAGCATCTTCCCCCCTGACCCTGGTTTCGCATACACCCGGCCCAAGCAGCAACGCGCTGCGGTTCAGCCTGTACTCACCCCAAGCTCATAGCGTGGCATTGATCGGCGATTTCAATGGCTGGGGCAGTATGGCACAAGTCAAACTGGTGCCTTCCGGCAACGGCATCTGGAGCGTGACCGTCCCCCTGCCCGCCGGTCGCTACCAGTATGCGTTCCTGGTCAACGGCCAGCGCTGGGTGACCGATCCGCACGCCGAACAGCATGTGAAGGACGATTTCGGCAGGCAAAACGCGGTCGTCACCATCATATAG
- a CDS encoding RNA polymerase sigma factor has product MEEWSDLPDKALIDACLAGRSAVYETLVWRHQHKVFNVLYRFLGNYEASQDISQETFITAYQKLEMFGSRSAFSTWLCQIALNKARDMLRSNSADTLCDDLADHVDTLAATDATQPDHQVEQGQLHDHIQVILNRMPSHYREVLILKHLEEHSNDEIALMLDDTVQNVKVRTFRARQMFKQLYGGLS; this is encoded by the coding sequence GTGGAGGAATGGAGTGATCTGCCGGACAAGGCGCTGATCGATGCCTGTCTGGCGGGGCGGTCAGCAGTGTATGAAACCCTGGTCTGGCGTCACCAACACAAGGTGTTCAACGTGCTGTATCGGTTTCTCGGCAATTATGAGGCCAGCCAGGACATCAGCCAGGAAACCTTCATCACCGCCTACCAGAAGCTCGAGATGTTTGGCAGCAGGAGCGCGTTTTCCACCTGGCTGTGCCAGATTGCGCTCAATAAGGCGCGCGATATGTTGCGCAGCAACAGTGCCGATACGTTGTGCGATGATCTGGCGGACCACGTCGACACTCTGGCTGCGACAGACGCTACACAGCCCGACCATCAAGTGGAGCAAGGGCAATTGCATGATCATATCCAAGTGATCCTCAACCGCATGCCCTCACATTACAGGGAAGTTTTGATATTGAAACATCTGGAAGAGCATAGCAACGATGAGATCGCCTTGATGCTCGACGACACGGTACAAAACGTGAAGGTGAGAACGTTCCGCGCGCGCCAGATGTTCAAGCAACTGTACGGAGGATTGTCATGA
- a CDS encoding glycogen-binding domain-containing protein produces the protein MSDTLLLLLLPINRRLRLALALTLALPWAYAAADRHEATFSLYAPQAKSVEVIGDFNQWQSGVTLLVGPDEKGMWRAKLPLPTTLTRIEYVYWVDGAQRRIDPGQPVVQDGFFGENNVLVLP, from the coding sequence ATGAGCGACACTCTATTACTGCTATTACTGCCGATCAACCGGCGATTGCGCTTGGCTTTGGCTCTTACACTGGCCCTACCCTGGGCTTATGCTGCAGCAGACAGGCATGAAGCCACATTCAGCCTGTACGCGCCTCAGGCGAAATCTGTCGAGGTCATCGGTGATTTCAATCAGTGGCAAAGCGGGGTGACGCTGTTGGTCGGCCCCGACGAAAAGGGCATGTGGCGCGCCAAACTGCCTCTTCCGACCACCCTGACCCGTATCGAATACGTTTACTGGGTGGACGGCGCGCAGCGGAGGATTGATCCCGGGCAGCCTGTTGTCCAGGATGGATTTTTCGGCGAAAACAACGTCCTCGTCCTGCCATAA
- a CDS encoding DedA family protein — protein MDYAKLIHEYGYYAVLFGTLLEGETILVMAAIAANQGYLHLPVLMPVAVAGAIIGDQFFYYMGRRHGNMLLTRFPSLSARAAKVESLIARHHAPVIVVLRFTYGLRIVGPMMVGMSAVSPLQFTLWNSLGSVLWAALIISAGYAFGDALQWLMGSIQKLEFLVLAVLAVMGATVWLIVRYRARRR, from the coding sequence ATGGATTACGCCAAGCTTATCCACGAATACGGCTATTACGCCGTATTGTTCGGTACCTTGCTGGAAGGTGAAACGATCCTCGTCATGGCCGCGATTGCCGCGAATCAGGGCTATCTGCATCTGCCGGTATTGATGCCGGTTGCGGTCGCCGGGGCGATTATCGGCGACCAGTTTTTCTACTATATGGGACGCCGCCACGGCAATATGCTTCTGACGCGCTTTCCGTCCCTGTCAGCACGCGCCGCCAAAGTGGAAAGCCTGATTGCGCGCCACCATGCACCGGTGATTGTGGTGTTGCGTTTTACCTATGGGCTACGTATCGTCGGGCCCATGATGGTGGGAATGAGCGCAGTGAGCCCGTTGCAGTTCACGCTATGGAACAGCCTGGGTTCAGTGCTGTGGGCGGCGTTGATAATCAGCGCGGGCTATGCGTTTGGCGATGCGCTGCAATGGCTAATGGGCAGCATCCAAAAACTGGAATTTCTGGTGTTGGCCGTGCTGGCCGTGATGGGCGCGACAGTCTGGCTCATCGTCCGCTACCGCGCCCGCCGTCGCTAA
- a CDS encoding DUF1345 domain-containing protein: protein MPILTSHLKRWIGQINAHHRAALASLSGVAVFFLLPIALLDTRAIASWDVASGVYLLLAWITMAGTDAEATRISTSNRQSSLAILLLVLGAACISVAALAFMYKSGHGLPVWKKMLHVALSFLALGFSWLLVHTRFAFHYAHRYYVGGKGARAAQTGGLNFPGERKPDYLDFAYFSFVIGMTSQVSDVAVTSRVMRRLTLAHGLLSFGFNVAVLALSVNIFASLI from the coding sequence ATGCCAATACTGACCAGTCACCTGAAACGATGGATAGGACAGATCAATGCGCACCATCGCGCGGCGTTAGCCAGCCTGTCAGGTGTCGCCGTGTTTTTCCTGCTCCCCATTGCGCTCCTCGACACCCGCGCCATTGCCAGCTGGGACGTAGCCTCGGGGGTGTACCTGCTGTTGGCCTGGATCACCATGGCCGGCACAGATGCCGAAGCCACCCGTATCAGCACCAGCAACAGGCAAAGTAGCCTGGCGATATTGTTGCTGGTGTTGGGTGCGGCCTGCATCAGTGTTGCGGCGCTGGCATTCATGTACAAAAGCGGTCACGGCTTGCCGGTGTGGAAGAAGATGCTGCATGTCGCGCTTTCGTTTCTGGCGTTGGGATTTTCCTGGCTACTGGTGCATACCCGTTTCGCCTTCCACTATGCACATCGCTACTATGTTGGCGGCAAGGGCGCGCGTGCCGCACAGACCGGCGGACTGAATTTCCCCGGCGAGCGCAAACCGGATTATCTCGATTTCGCCTATTTCTCTTTCGTCATCGGCATGACCTCTCAGGTGTCCGACGTGGCAGTGACTTCCCGTGTCATGCGTCGGCTGACGCTGGCGCATGGTCTGCTTTCGTTCGGTTTCAATGTCGCCGTGCTGGCATTGAGCGTAAACATTTTTGCCAGCCTGATCTGA
- a CDS encoding DsrE family protein, with protein sequence MSDKLVMMLLTVSPDQPHLCGTPFFQAAAAAAMDVEVEIYFASQATRLLVQGIAERIHPSDNKAKSVYGFMQDAAQLGVKFFACGGALDAYAITPELLIPECTGIAGGAAYICRVMDDEWKSITY encoded by the coding sequence GTGTCCGACAAGCTTGTAATGATGCTGTTGACGGTAAGCCCCGACCAGCCTCACTTATGTGGTACGCCGTTTTTCCAGGCGGCAGCAGCGGCAGCGATGGATGTCGAGGTTGAGATATATTTCGCCAGCCAGGCTACCCGGCTACTCGTCCAGGGAATTGCGGAGAGAATCCACCCTTCCGACAATAAGGCGAAATCCGTATATGGCTTCATGCAGGATGCGGCGCAGCTGGGGGTGAAGTTTTTTGCCTGCGGCGGTGCGCTGGATGCCTATGCCATTACGCCCGAATTATTGATTCCGGAATGCACGGGTATCGCGGGTGGCGCAGCCTACATCTGCCGGGTGATGGATGATGAATGGAAGTCCATCACTTACTGA
- a CDS encoding hybrid sensor histidine kinase/response regulator, with the protein MNLRSIKFGLGLGFALILCLMLGITLLGLNQMEAINNRLVAIVTVNDYKTELANIMRDALRDRTITMHSLVLNTAPFEQNDELYDFHNYGVRFTQAMQALTLSSLNPEEKTILARVRKSAAIAQPIVMHTVDLALDRENGNALKLLQNEAIPAQKALVGELDTLLKLQREANANAAVDAFDAYRETRSLMIAMGSLAGLIGALIAFVAVRRTAYQTSELQKQKLKYQTLFETNSDAIVIMDEEGFTDCNPAALKMFGIHSVQDFIARQPYQLGAPIQGDGRTAAQFANDCVARARAEGYCFLEWLGVRDDGSEFPAEIALHAMTLDDKRVIQAIMRDITERKLAEQSLKEAHDAAVEAARLKAEFVANVSHEIRTPMNGVIGMANLMLKTTLSPQQREYAQAIHSSGKSLLTIINDILDFSKIDAGKLDLESIDFNLHETVLEIASLFANRAEEMGLSFDCNILAGVPEQVRGDPHRLRQILTNLVDNALKFTPAGSVHITVAVVPDNASDSTCRIMFTVEDSGIGISAETQSRLFRSFSQADGSTTRKYGGTGLGLAICRQLSELMGGHISVDSAAGQGSRFRFTLPLIRVESAVPAHTGRAPARPDHTQFMGRRILVAEDNVVNQKVIQHLLRHLGAQVDIAANGREAAALAQAGGYDLTLMDCQMPVMDGYQATALIRKTNPNAAPIIAMTANAMQGTREQCLAAGMNDYLTKPVQEEELVNMLARWLNHAPVRQTIAIRAESAVNSNPVDMPALEKNCQQDAALVSELLNLYCSSTAALLVELGTGIQAHSTASARPAHEIKGASAYIAANDVQRLAGALEQAIKAGHWDEASNLFDDLEAAFIRVQLFVGYRAAASQ; encoded by the coding sequence GTGAATTTGCGCAGCATCAAGTTCGGCTTAGGCCTGGGCTTCGCCCTGATATTGTGTCTGATGCTGGGCATTACCCTGCTCGGGTTGAATCAGATGGAGGCAATCAATAATCGCCTGGTAGCGATTGTCACCGTCAACGACTACAAAACCGAACTTGCCAACATCATGCGCGACGCGCTACGCGATCGCACCATCACCATGCATTCGCTGGTACTCAATACCGCGCCGTTTGAGCAGAACGACGAACTGTACGATTTCCATAACTACGGCGTACGTTTCACCCAGGCCATGCAGGCACTGACGTTAAGCAGCCTGAACCCGGAAGAAAAGACGATTTTGGCACGCGTGCGCAAGTCGGCCGCCATCGCGCAGCCCATTGTGATGCATACAGTCGATCTGGCGCTGGATAGGGAAAACGGGAACGCACTAAAACTACTGCAGAACGAAGCTATCCCCGCCCAGAAAGCACTTGTGGGCGAACTGGACACCTTGCTCAAGCTGCAGCGTGAAGCCAACGCAAATGCGGCAGTGGATGCCTTCGACGCATATCGCGAAACACGCTCGCTGATGATAGCCATGGGGAGTCTGGCCGGGCTGATTGGCGCCCTGATCGCTTTCGTTGCCGTGCGCCGCACTGCTTACCAGACCAGCGAACTGCAAAAACAGAAGCTCAAGTATCAGACCCTGTTTGAAACCAACTCCGATGCCATTGTGATTATGGACGAGGAAGGCTTTACCGATTGCAATCCCGCCGCACTGAAAATGTTCGGCATCCATTCTGTACAGGATTTCATCGCACGCCAGCCCTATCAATTAGGTGCGCCCATTCAGGGGGATGGGCGCACGGCCGCACAATTCGCCAATGATTGCGTGGCACGTGCGCGTGCCGAAGGCTATTGTTTCTTGGAATGGCTGGGCGTGCGGGATGACGGCAGCGAATTTCCCGCTGAAATCGCACTGCATGCCATGACGCTGGATGACAAGCGTGTGATACAAGCCATCATGCGCGACATCACCGAGCGCAAACTGGCCGAACAAAGCCTGAAGGAAGCACACGATGCCGCCGTGGAGGCCGCGCGTCTCAAAGCCGAATTTGTCGCCAATGTCAGTCACGAAATCCGCACCCCAATGAACGGCGTCATCGGCATGGCCAACCTCATGCTCAAAACCACTCTGAGCCCCCAACAGCGCGAGTATGCACAAGCCATACACAGCTCCGGGAAGAGCCTGTTGACTATCATCAACGACATCCTGGATTTCTCCAAAATCGATGCCGGCAAACTTGACCTCGAATCCATCGACTTCAATCTGCACGAAACCGTGCTGGAAATCGCCAGCCTGTTTGCCAACCGTGCCGAAGAAATGGGGCTAAGCTTTGATTGCAACATCCTCGCTGGCGTCCCCGAACAAGTACGCGGCGACCCCCACAGGTTGCGCCAGATACTCACCAACCTGGTGGACAATGCACTTAAATTCACCCCCGCCGGATCAGTGCACATTACGGTCGCTGTGGTGCCGGACAATGCTTCCGATTCGACTTGCCGGATCATGTTTACGGTTGAAGACAGCGGCATCGGCATATCAGCCGAAACGCAGAGCCGCCTGTTCCGCTCATTTTCCCAGGCGGATGGTTCCACGACACGCAAATACGGCGGTACCGGACTCGGGCTGGCGATTTGCAGGCAATTGTCGGAATTGATGGGTGGCCACATCAGCGTGGACAGCGCCGCTGGACAGGGCAGCCGGTTTCGTTTCACCCTGCCACTGATTCGTGTCGAATCTGCAGTTCCGGCCCATACCGGGCGCGCACCGGCACGTCCTGACCACACCCAATTCATGGGCAGGCGGATACTGGTTGCAGAAGACAACGTGGTCAACCAGAAAGTCATACAGCACTTGTTGCGCCACCTGGGAGCACAGGTAGACATCGCTGCGAATGGCCGCGAAGCAGCAGCGCTCGCGCAGGCCGGGGGCTACGACCTGACCCTGATGGATTGCCAGATGCCGGTAATGGACGGCTACCAGGCAACCGCGCTGATCCGCAAAACCAACCCCAATGCCGCCCCGATAATCGCCATGACGGCCAACGCCATGCAGGGTACGCGAGAGCAGTGCCTGGCAGCGGGGATGAATGATTACCTGACCAAGCCGGTGCAGGAAGAAGAACTGGTCAACATGCTGGCGCGTTGGCTCAATCATGCGCCGGTCCGGCAAACCATCGCTATCCGGGCTGAATCCGCCGTCAATAGCAATCCGGTTGACATGCCGGCTCTGGAAAAAAACTGCCAGCAGGACGCGGCCCTGGTCTCGGAACTGCTTAATCTGTATTGCTCCAGCACCGCGGCGCTACTCGTTGAACTGGGCACCGGGATACAGGCACACTCAACTGCCAGTGCACGCCCCGCCCACGAGATCAAGGGCGCGTCCGCCTATATCGCCGCCAATGACGTACAACGCCTGGCCGGCGCGCTCGAACAGGCCATCAAGGCCGGGCACTGGGACGAAGCCAGCAATCTGTTTGATGACCTGGAAGCCGCTTTTATCAGGGTGCAGCTATTTGTGGGCTACCGCGCAGCAGCTAGTCAGTAA
- a CDS encoding C40 family peptidase, with translation MSMRIIFFLLVNLYLAVFHPVYANDAASDSVSAHAAVDGERADLLFYAVSLIGTAYRYGGNSPQTGMDCSGFVRYVFSNAAGLQLPRSASEISMTGESVDEQDLRPGDLVFFDTMKRAFSHVGIYLGEHRFIHASSSQSGNIMISDMHEKYWSQRFEGARRLLSLPLPGNP, from the coding sequence ATGTCCATGCGCATTATCTTTTTCTTATTGGTCAATTTGTATCTCGCCGTGTTCCATCCGGTGTATGCGAATGACGCTGCCAGCGACTCGGTCTCTGCACACGCTGCCGTGGACGGCGAGCGCGCTGATTTGCTGTTCTACGCGGTGAGTCTGATCGGTACCGCTTACAGGTATGGTGGGAACTCACCGCAAACCGGCATGGACTGCAGCGGTTTTGTGCGCTACGTGTTCAGCAATGCAGCAGGCTTGCAGTTACCTCGAAGTGCGAGCGAAATCAGCATGACGGGCGAAAGCGTAGACGAGCAAGACCTGCGCCCGGGCGATCTGGTTTTTTTCGACACCATGAAGCGCGCGTTTTCGCATGTAGGCATTTATCTGGGCGAACATCGCTTCATCCATGCCTCCAGCAGTCAAAGCGGCAACATCATGATTTCTGACATGCACGAAAAATACTGGTCACAGCGCTTTGAAGGGGCGCGCCGACTGCTCAGTCTGCCACTGCCGGGCAATCCCTGA
- a CDS encoding DUF6781 family protein, translated as MDEHAIPAATLETIKQEARQAGADGMDIGERVHAITLRAIEQRSLNAAEIQAVLAAVSAGVNLGLAERGGDIAQSLRAAVSGMDQALARFAQSIQLMIEETLASGREFRAGELKQSLQTLRDLEHSLIDAIRQTAGTSAGTLKAEMNRIVAHLKTTGSDAGGQALDTLTQLVATLRAAAHSGKISAELGARELAGRVALFASGLLTGAGEALRNKAK; from the coding sequence ATGGATGAACATGCTATCCCTGCAGCGACGCTGGAAACCATCAAGCAAGAGGCCAGGCAGGCTGGTGCGGACGGAATGGATATCGGCGAACGCGTCCATGCAATTACGCTGCGGGCGATCGAGCAAAGAAGCCTGAATGCAGCCGAGATCCAGGCGGTGCTGGCGGCAGTAAGTGCCGGTGTCAATCTTGGGCTGGCTGAACGCGGCGGCGATATCGCGCAATCGCTGCGCGCAGCGGTGAGCGGCATGGATCAGGCACTGGCCAGGTTTGCCCAGTCCATACAGCTGATGATCGAAGAAACGCTTGCCAGCGGCAGGGAATTCCGCGCGGGCGAATTGAAGCAATCGCTGCAAACGCTACGTGATCTGGAACATTCGCTGATCGACGCAATCCGCCAGACTGCCGGCACCAGCGCAGGCACGCTCAAGGCGGAAATGAACCGTATCGTTGCCCACCTCAAAACTACCGGATCAGACGCTGGCGGACAGGCGCTGGATACCCTCACGCAGCTTGTCGCCACGCTGCGTGCTGCTGCGCATTCGGGTAAAATCAGCGCCGAGCTTGGCGCCCGGGAGCTAGCCGGTCGCGTGGCGCTGTTTGCCAGCGGCCTGTTGACGGGCGCAGGCGAGGCGCTGCGCAACAAGGCAAAGTAA
- a CDS encoding ABC1 kinase family protein, producing the protein MLWETIGVVRDLPRLHEIATIMIRYGWGDMVRALGIGTILERAGRILHWQTTSEIDQLEPAVRIRLAMEALGPTFIKLGQLFATRVDVFPPAWIAEFEKLQSKVPPVPFAELAPHLETALGLPATEIFLELDIDAFAAASMAQVHRAKLQDGTPVILKIRRPGIEKKIEADLRIMQHIARLAEHEIPDAHRYQPVMMLAQFRRSLRRELDLLMEAHNIERFRTNFADDETVHIPRVYWDYTSEILNVQEELIGIPGTRLGEVRAAGLDLPVLAARGADAVLKMILVHGYFHADPHPGNVIYLPGNRVGMIDFGMVGRLTEYRRNQIVNLLDALARKDEEGMLAVLMDWTGDGEVDEAKLGCDVSELVFSYDNLQLKDIKIGPLLTDITAIIRENGLVLPADLTLLFKALITLEGLGQQLDPHFHMVDHLTPFVRGVIAERYQPAALIKRGRKNLKEALEVVSGLPRDMAKLLREARRGRLRIDLDLKRLDQFGHQLDRASSRITMGILTAALIIGSSIVMTVPGWRFLGIVGFLLAFLNSIWVIFSIWRSGKH; encoded by the coding sequence ATGCTTTGGGAGACTATCGGCGTCGTGCGCGACCTGCCGCGCTTGCACGAAATTGCCACCATCATGATCCGCTACGGCTGGGGCGACATGGTGCGCGCACTGGGTATCGGTACCATACTGGAGCGCGCCGGGCGTATCCTGCACTGGCAGACCACTTCCGAAATCGACCAGCTTGAACCCGCAGTACGCATTCGGCTGGCGATGGAGGCACTGGGCCCCACCTTCATCAAGCTCGGGCAGTTGTTTGCCACGCGTGTAGATGTATTCCCGCCAGCATGGATTGCGGAATTCGAAAAGCTGCAATCGAAAGTGCCGCCCGTGCCGTTCGCAGAACTGGCGCCACATCTCGAAACTGCACTGGGCCTGCCTGCCACCGAAATATTTCTTGAACTGGATATCGATGCGTTTGCCGCCGCCTCGATGGCGCAGGTGCACCGGGCAAAATTGCAGGACGGCACACCGGTCATCCTCAAGATCCGGCGTCCCGGCATCGAGAAAAAAATCGAAGCCGATCTGCGCATCATGCAGCACATCGCCCGTCTGGCCGAACACGAGATACCCGACGCACACCGTTATCAGCCGGTGATGATGCTGGCGCAGTTCCGGCGTTCGTTGCGACGCGAGCTTGACCTCCTGATGGAAGCCCACAACATCGAGCGTTTCCGCACCAATTTTGCTGATGATGAAACCGTGCATATCCCCAGGGTGTACTGGGATTACACCAGCGAAATACTCAACGTGCAGGAGGAGCTGATTGGTATCCCGGGCACCCGTCTGGGCGAGGTACGCGCCGCCGGGCTGGATTTGCCGGTGCTGGCCGCGCGCGGTGCCGATGCGGTGCTGAAAATGATCCTGGTGCACGGCTATTTTCATGCCGACCCGCATCCCGGCAATGTCATCTACTTGCCCGGCAACCGTGTCGGCATGATTGATTTCGGCATGGTGGGGCGGCTCACCGAATACCGCCGCAACCAGATTGTGAATTTGCTCGACGCACTGGCGCGCAAGGACGAGGAGGGGATGCTGGCTGTGTTGATGGATTGGACCGGCGATGGCGAGGTGGACGAGGCCAAGCTCGGTTGCGATGTGTCGGAGCTGGTATTCAGCTACGACAACCTGCAACTCAAGGATATAAAAATTGGTCCCTTGCTCACCGACATCACCGCCATCATCCGCGAGAATGGCCTCGTGCTTCCTGCTGACTTGACGTTGCTGTTCAAGGCGCTGATCACATTGGAAGGACTCGGCCAGCAGCTCGATCCGCATTTTCATATGGTGGATCATCTCACCCCTTTCGTACGTGGGGTGATCGCCGAGCGCTACCAGCCCGCTGCACTGATCAAACGTGGCCGCAAAAATCTCAAAGAGGCCCTGGAAGTTGTCTCCGGCCTGCCGCGGGACATGGCAAAATTATTGCGCGAGGCCCGCCGCGGGCGCCTGCGCATTGACCTGGACCTGAAACGCCTCGACCAGTTTGGGCATCAACTCGACCGTGCCAGCAGCCGCATCACCATGGGCATCCTCACTGCCGCCCTGATCATCGGCTCATCCATTGTCATGACTGTTCCGGGTTGGCGTTTCCTCGGCATAGTTGGTTTTCTGTTGGCGTTTTTAAACAGCATCTGGGTGATATTCTCGATCTGGCGCTCAGGCAAGCATTAA
- a CDS encoding DUF1993 domain-containing protein codes for MSISMYLASVPPILRALTNLRAVLEKAAAHAEARKIDPSVLVNARLYPDMLPLSRQVRIATDNAKGAASRLAGREPPKYEDNESTFPELVARIDKTIALLETFKPEQIDGSEDKTISLPMHDRTLTFKGMPYLLDYVLPNIYFHVTTAYAILRHNGVEIGKQDFLGKIS; via the coding sequence ATGTCTATTTCCATGTATCTGGCATCAGTCCCGCCCATTCTCCGTGCGTTGACTAACTTGCGGGCGGTTCTCGAGAAAGCCGCCGCACACGCCGAGGCCAGGAAGATCGACCCCTCGGTTCTGGTCAACGCACGTCTCTATCCGGACATGCTCCCACTCTCGCGTCAAGTCCGGATTGCAACAGACAACGCCAAGGGCGCCGCTTCGCGCCTTGCAGGTAGGGAGCCACCGAAGTATGAAGACAACGAATCCACCTTTCCGGAACTGGTGGCACGTATCGACAAGACGATTGCCTTGCTTGAAACGTTCAAGCCTGAGCAAATAGATGGTTCTGAGGATAAAACCATTTCGCTGCCTATGCACGACAGGACGCTCACCTTTAAGGGTATGCCCTACTTGCTCGATTACGTGCTCCCCAATATCTATTTCCATGTCACAACTGCATACGCCATTCTGCGGCATAACGGCGTGGAAATCGGCAAACAGGATTTCTTGGGCAAGATTTCCTAA
- a CDS encoding carbohydrate-binding protein, which produces MRKRLTATVQQAPLPSEQDWLNTEDFAEVELTSEDAEYPIELALLPGRGPGWRAAEPGKQAIRLFLEHPQLIRRIRLSFVESVIARTQEYVLRWSADGGQSFREVVRQQWNFSPTGATSQTEDYHVELAGLTVLELCITPDISGANVYAYASLAQLRIA; this is translated from the coding sequence ATGCGTAAACGATTGACTGCTACTGTTCAGCAAGCCCCGTTGCCTTCGGAGCAGGACTGGTTGAATACTGAGGATTTTGCAGAGGTGGAACTTACCTCGGAAGACGCCGAGTACCCCATTGAGCTTGCTTTGCTGCCAGGTAGAGGCCCGGGCTGGCGCGCCGCAGAACCAGGAAAGCAGGCGATTAGGCTTTTCCTTGAGCATCCGCAACTGATCCGCCGGATCAGACTGAGTTTCGTGGAATCCGTCATCGCGCGTACGCAGGAGTATGTCCTGCGCTGGTCTGCCGATGGCGGGCAATCGTTCCGAGAGGTGGTGCGTCAGCAGTGGAACTTCAGCCCCACGGGGGCAACCTCGCAGACGGAAGATTATCACGTCGAACTTGCCGGGCTCACGGTGCTTGAACTGTGCATTACCCCGGATATAAGCGGCGCAAATGTCTATGCCTATGCCTCCCTTGCGCAGCTGCGGATCGCCTAA
- a CDS encoding NAD(P)-dependent oxidoreductase has product MKTGFIGLGKMGAGMASRLCQAGYDLSVYNRSAERLQPLIAQGAKAATTIAEVCDADVVFTMLANDTALSEVALGPSGILEHLKPGAIHVSCSTVSVALSAQLAHAHAEKQQGFIAAPVFGRPDAAAAGKLFMVASGKPELITKIQPLLDILGQRTFIVSDDPEKANLVKLSGNFLIATVIESLGEAMALVEKGGVDRHQYLDLLTSSLFNIPLYKNYGAMIADRHFEPAGFAAHLGQKDMRLVLAAAEELKVPLPFASILRDRFLKLMAHGGDHLDWSAVGSLAAKDAGIISS; this is encoded by the coding sequence GTGAAAACGGGATTTATCGGGCTGGGGAAAATGGGCGCAGGCATGGCCTCCCGCCTGTGTCAGGCAGGATACGACCTTAGCGTATACAATCGGTCTGCTGAACGCCTGCAGCCGCTGATTGCTCAAGGTGCAAAAGCGGCGACAACTATCGCTGAAGTTTGCGATGCCGATGTGGTTTTTACCATGCTGGCAAATGATACCGCACTGAGTGAGGTGGCACTGGGCCCTTCAGGGATTCTGGAACATCTCAAGCCCGGGGCCATACACGTCTCCTGCAGCACGGTGAGCGTCGCTTTATCGGCACAGCTTGCTCATGCCCACGCTGAAAAACAGCAGGGTTTTATTGCTGCTCCCGTATTCGGCAGGCCGGATGCAGCCGCAGCAGGTAAGCTTTTCATGGTCGCGTCGGGCAAACCTGAACTCATCACAAAGATCCAACCGTTGTTGGACATTCTGGGCCAGCGTACTTTCATCGTGTCGGATGATCCTGAAAAGGCCAATCTGGTGAAGTTGAGTGGCAATTTCCTGATCGCTACGGTGATCGAGTCGCTGGGTGAGGCCATGGCTCTGGTGGAAAAAGGAGGCGTGGATCGGCACCAGTATCTCGATCTGCTGACCTCCAGCCTGTTCAATATTCCTCTGTACAAGAACTATGGCGCCATGATCGCTGATCGCCATTTTGAGCCCGCCGGGTTTGCCGCTCATCTGGGTCAAAAAGATATGCGACTGGTTCTGGCTGCAGCAGAAGAGTTAAAGGTGCCCCTGCCTTTTGCCAGCATTTTGCGCGATCGTTTCCTGAAACTCATGGCTCATGGCGGTGATCATCTCGACTGGTCAGCCGTAGGCAGCCTTGCGGCGAAAGATGCGGGGATTATTTCTAGTTGA